The sequence below is a genomic window from Verrucomicrobiia bacterium.
ATCGTCCGAGCCGATGACATGGGCTACTCTCACGCTGGCAACGAAGCCATCTTGAAATCCTATAAGGAAGGCATCGCCACCTCCGTCGAGATCATCGTCCCCTCCCCGTGGTTTCCTGAAGCCGTGAAACTCCTCACCGAAAACCCGAATGTCGATGTCGGCATCCACCTCGCCCTCACGGCGGAATGGGACAATGTGAAATGGCGACCTCTCACCGATTGCCCCAGCCTCCGCGATCCCGATGGTTACTTCTTCCCTATGGTCTATCCGAACAAAAACTATCCCGGCCGCTCCATCGCCGAGAACGCGTGGAAGCTCGAAGACATCGAGCAAGAAGTCCGCGCCCAAATCAAGATGGCCAAGAAGAAAATCCCTCGCATCAGCCATGTCTCCGCACACATGGGCTTCACCTCGCTTGATCCCAAAGTGCGCGCCCTCGTCGAACGCCTTAGTAAAGAATACGGCCTCATGTTCGACACCGCCGGAGCCGATGTAAAACGCGCCACCTACCTCGGCCCCAAGAAAACTTCGGCAGAGAAAATCACCAGCTTCATCAAGATGATTGAAAGCCTCGAACCCGGAAAAACCTACCTCTTCGTCGATCACCCCGGCCTAGCCCCCCCGAAGTCCGCGCCATCCATCACCTAGGCTACGAGGATGTAGCGATAGACCGACAAGGCGTCACCGACACCATGATCAGTCCCAAAGTAAAAGAAGCCATCAAAACTAAAGGAATCCAATTGATCAGCTACAAAGATTTGAAAAAGTGATGCTCTTGCAGGAAGTAAATTTTACATCTTGGCAGGCACATTAAGATTCATTCAAATCACAGCATGAGGTTGTTGTTCCTCCTGATATTTTGCAGCTCACTCGCTGGCGCTCATGCGCAAACGGAAAACGATGCTGTCGCGCAAAGGAATTCTGAGCTCAGGCTGTTGCGGGCCCGCGCTGTCAAAGGAGATCCCGAGGCCCAAACGCGATTGGGCATGAAACATTCCTATGGCGATGGCATTGCCCAGAATGAAGCGGAAGCAGCCATATGGTTTCGCAAGGCTGCACTCCAAGGCAATCCGCTGGCCCAGTATGAACTGGGAGTTTTACACACCCTCGGAGGCGGTGTTGTCAAAGATTATGATGAAGCGTTCAAATGGTTGCGCATGTCCGCCGATCAAGGTCATCCGGACGGAATGATGGCATTAGGGCTCGCATACAGTTTTGGGCGGGGCACAGCCAAGAATGACGCGGAGGCTGCCAAATGGTACCGGCAGGCCGCAGAGAAAGGCAACGCACAGGCCCAGCAAAACTTGGGCACAGCTCTACTGAACGGGCTCGGTGTGCCAATCGATGAAATCGAAGGAATCAAGTGGGCACGTAAAGCAGCGGACCAAGGACGCGCCGATGCACAATATAACATGGGTGTCGCTTGTCGCGATGGGCTTGGTGGCACGAAAATCGATACGTCTGAAGCAGTGAAATGGTTCCGCATGTCAGCCGTTCAGGGACTCGCTGACTCTCAGATGAGCCTTGGTGCATGCTATGAGACTGGAACAGGTGTCGCCATAGATTGGGCGGAATCGGTCAGGTGGTATCGCATGGCTGCGACACAAAACAACATTGAGGGCCAATTCTACCTCGGCAGGGCTTATACTTATGGTTCCGGGATAGCCAGAGACGAGGCCGAAGGGGCCAAATGGTTCCGCAAAGCCATTGCTCAAGGACATACCCGTGCCATGTATGAGCTGGCGCTTATGTACCGCTCAGGCCGCGGAGTGCCTGAAAATGATGAAGAAGCTCTAAAGCTCCTGCAACAGTCTGCCAAAGAAGGCTACGATCAGGCAGAAGCATTCATTGGTTCCTTGTATCTCAGGGGAGATTCAGTCCCTAAAGACGAACGTCTTGGCTTGGAATACCTGAATAAGGCGCTCGCCAAAGATTCCTCAGAAGCCAAATATTTTCTCGGGGTCGCTTACGCAGAGGGGTTAGGTGTCCCTAAAGACAACACCAAAGCCATCCACTATTTTAAACAATCGGCAGAACAAGGATACCACACCGCTCGCGTGATATTAGGCGATTGTTATTCGCGAGGCGCCGGCGTTTCTCAAGACCACATCGAATCGGTGAAATGGTATCGCCTCGCAGCAGAACAAGGTGACCGCGAAGCCCAGTTCCAACTAGCCAAATCCTATCGCTTCGGCATCGGGGTTCAGAAAGATGAAGTCGAAGCGGGAAAGTGGAATCTACAAGCAGCGAACCAGCACCATGGTGCGGCACAGTATCGACTGGGGCTCATGCATGCCGCTGGCGAAGGAGTGCCGAAAGACTTCGTGCAAGCCTACAAATGGCTTTTGCTCGCTAAAAAAAATGAAGAAAAAGAGCCGCAAGTAGGAATGGCTGCATTGAATCATGCAATCTCTGACATAGAGAAATCACTGACTGAAGAACAGATCGCCCAAGCTCAAAAGCTTTCACGTGAATTTAGAACAGGCCGCGTAAAGTAAGTGATATATCGACGAAACCCACGCCATCCTCGTATATCAACAGGGTGAAAAAGTGGTGGGCTGGGCGAGACTCGAACTCGCAACCAACGGCTTAAAAGGCCGCTGCTCTACCATTGAGCTACCGGCCCACCGAAGAGGGGCGAAAACTAAGCTCCAAACGCCTCAAGCGCAAGCATCATTTCTTGGGGCCTTTTAAAAAATCAGCGGATTATCCTTAAAATATTCCAGCCGTTGTAACAGGCTAATTTGTCACCCTGCCGGGTTCTCTTACCCCGTTTCCTTTTCGATTAGTCAAGGAATCCCCCAAATCTTCCCGAGCCAGCTCTGCCAACTGCTGCAATCGCACAACGATTTCCGGGTTCTTGGCAGCCACATTCGTCGTTTCACTCAAGTCATTCTTTAAATCGTACAGCTCCAATTCTGTCTTCGCATTTTGATACTCTGCCGGCTTGCCGTCCGTGCCGCCAGATTTGTCACCCAGCGTGCGATATGTATGCGGGAAGAACAGCTTCCACTGTCCGCTGATCACGGCTTGAAGCTGGTTGTTCGCGTAGTAGATGTAATACGCCTCATGCGGACTCTTCGCCTGCGCATCGCCCTTTAGGAGAGGCCAGATATCTTTCCCATCGATCTTCTTCTCAGGCAGCGGTGCTCCCACCAATCCCGCAATCGTCGGTAACAGATCGATAGTCATCGTTGGAATTTCACTCACACGGTTCTGCGGAATCTTTCCCGGCCAACGCGCGATGAACGGAACCCGCACACCACCTTCCCACGACGTCCCCTTGCCTTCTCTCAAAGGCCCTGCTGAACCTGCATGCGTTCCATAAGAAAGCCACGGTCCGTTATCCGATGTAAAGATCACCAGCGTGTTCTCATCCAACCCATTCACGCTGAGCGTTCGCAAAATCTCCCCCACCGACCAATCAATCTCCATCAGCACATCTCCGAGCACACCCTTCTCCGATTTGCCTTTGAACTTGTCGGAAACATAGAGCGGCACATGCGGCATATTATGCGCCACATACAGGAAGAACGGTTTGGCCTTGTTCTTCTCAATGAATTTCACCGCCCGTTCCGTATACCAAGTCGTAAGCTGTGTCTGATCTTCGGGTGTCAGCTTGGGATTCACCACCTTGTCTCCTTCGATCATCGGCAAGTCAGGCCAACGCTTTTTCTTCGGAGAATCGTCCGGCAGATCAACCACCTCCGGGTGGAACGGCCACATATCGTTGGAATACGGGATTCCGAAATACTCTTCGAAACCCTGTTTCACCGGCAGCAATGAAGGATGATCGCCCAGATGCCATTTGCCGAACATGCCTGTGGCATAACCTTTTTGCTTCACTACCTCGGCGATGGTCATTTCAGAAGGATTCAACCCCACTTTCGCTCCCGGCCCTAACGCGCCATGGATGCCCAGACGGTTGTTGTAACATCCCGTGAGCAATGCCGCGCGGGAAGCGGAACACACCGCTTGGCTCACATGAAAGTTGACGAAGCGAATCCCCTCCTTCGCCATACGATCAAGGTTTGGTGTTTTAAAACCCCTGCCACCGAACACGCCGACATCCGCATAGCCCAAGTCATCCGTGAAGATGATGACCACATTAGGCGGGCGTGTCTCCGCCCTGATTGCCGAATTACCGATCCACAAGCCAACCACCAGCAACAGACACAACACTGTCAGTCGCCGTCCGACAAAGGGCAGATGAGTCCCGGTTTTGCTCATTTGCCTATTTTGCTTCTGCGGACTTCTCCGCGGCCGGAGCCGCATCTTCAGTCGAAGCATTGATTTGCAATAACGCGCCTTGCGCTGCTCCGCTGATTTCCTCGTTTCGGGATTTGGCAAGTTTTTGAAGGATTGGCAAAGCCTCTTTGGACTTGGCACCATATGAGCCTAGTGCGGACGCCGAGTTCGCCACCACACCAGTATCTTTGTCATCCAGCAAGGCAATCAAAGCTGGGATCGCCATTTCTGGATTCACTTGAGCCTTGCCCACCGCTTTCGCCATCCAGCTCCGAGTATTGCCGTCGGGGTCTTGCAACCCTTTCATCAGGGCATCCGAGGCGGAAACACCTTCGCCTGTTTTCATGCGGGCAAACGCTGCAGCGGCCATCGCGCGGACTTGAGCATCACTGCTCTTAAAACTTTCAGTCAATGCCGGGATCGCATCTTTTCCGATGGATGCCAATGCGCCAGCCGTATCCAGACCGGCATCCTTGTCACCCAGCAACGGGATCAACTGCGGGATGATGGGTGCCGCCGAAGCGCCCAGAAATGAAATCGCCCGGTTGGCGCTCAATCTCAAACCATAGGCCGGTACATACTCTACTTTCAACACAGTTGACCATTTTTGACGTTCCTCCGAATCTTTAGCGTTCATCATGCCTGCCAGGTGCGGCAAAAATTCTTTCACATTGCTTTGCAACGACTGCTTCGCCTTCTCCCGGACCGCCCCATCACGCGAAGCCAGTTCCTCAGTCCACACCACCACACGTTTCCCCTCCACCTTGGGGCCGCTCAAGTTCGAAACCACCACTCCATATCCGATGGCCAGAATGGCAACGAACACGATGACACCAATGATAAAGGGCTTTTTCATGATTTCGTCCTTAATGCGTCAAACCGCCTTTTCCGACAAGCAAATCTTCTCGTCTGGGCCATAATGGCTTAATTTTATTTCTTGCGGCAAGTCGTGATGATGGCCCCGATCACCAGCGCATTCCCCACCCAAAACCACAAACTGGCTCCTGCAGCACTGCTCTGCAGATATTTCCCACCCCAATCATACAAGAGCAGCAACCCGGCCGCGCCGATACCGAAAGCCCGCCACCAGCGCGCCCCATCCCAGATCGGATGCGCCACCATGAGCAGTATGGCCATCAATAGTATCAGCGATCTCCCAGCCGGAAACTTGTTGATATGCGCCCATGAAAGCAAAAACGTGTTCGCCCCCGGCAACTTCACTTTGAGTTTACCATCCACGCGTTGGAAATTTTTATCCGCCTGTGGGCTCATCACCTCGTTCGTCTTGGTTGCCACCCATACATGACTGAGATTCCCCACAATCCGAACCTCCTCAAATCCGCGTGACTTCAGAATGCTCGCGGCTAAAACTGCCAGTCCGTCACAATCTTCCCTTTTGCTCTCCCATACTTCCGTCACAGTCGGCCAGTAATCTGTGTTGCCCCAGACATCCCAATCGTAACCATACTTCACCTCGCGATACACAAACCGCTCCACCGTCTTCAACTCCTCCAATTTCGTTCCATCCGGCTTCAACTGTTCATCGATCTTCTTATTGATTTCCACCATGAAGGGCACATCCGTTTCGATGAGCGAATCCGGATTCTTCCAGCGCGGAAATTGTTTCACCAACTGATCTGGTCGCGGAAAGAAAACCGCCAGCGTGAACAGCCCAAGCAAGAGCGCCTTGATGAAAACGCGTTTCCCTAAAGGCTGCACCGCCAGCCAATCCCACGCGGATTTAAGCCGTTGCTTCAAGCCTTCGCCTCCAAGTAACCGCGCAACGTCGCTAAGTCCTTGCGATACGCCTCTCGCAACACCTTCACATCTTCCGGCAAAGGATACTCCACATGCAGCAAGATCGGCGGGTGATAGCCGCTCGCCTTCACCATCTGATAAAACTTCGGATTCACCATCCCCTCACCGAGCGGCACGTTCTGCGCCACCTTGCCCTGCCACGCAAAATCCTTCGCATAAACCAGGCCGAGATGCGATTTGATGAGATTGAAATTCAACTCCCAAGCCGTCCCGCCTTCCACCGTCGCATGCCGGATATCAAACGCGATGGCGATGCGCTTCGGATCATACTCCTTGAACAAACTGTAGATATCCCACACAGCTGCACCGAAATAACTCGCCCCTGAATGCACCTGATAAAGAGCCGTCAGCCCCAGCTCCTTGTTCAATGCCACGATGTCCTTCACCACCGGCCGCATCGCCTCCACCTGCGCCGCGATCGGCTTCTTCAAATCATACTTCCACGCTCCCAAGCGATACCGCTTCACCCCCAACTTCGCCGCTATCTTCAACACCTTCTGCGATAACGGATCAGATACATCCGTTATCGCCGTCGTGAGTTCCGTGATCTCCAACTTCCTTTGCTTCAACACCTCCACCAGTTTCGGCAAATCTTCTTCCACGCGCTCTGGCAAGACACGACCTTTGGGCCTCACCGTCGTCGCCACGCCCATGAAACCCAGCTCCGCCAGCATATCCGCCATCTGTTCCGCAGTTAGATGCTGCATCGCCTTCTCAAACGCCGCGATGGGATATGCCTTCTCTGCCGCCAATGAACTCAGTGGAAAATTCGCGATCGCTGCCGAAGCGACAGCCGCACGCTCAAGAAAATTTCGCCGAGAAACGTGTTCGCTATGGGAAAGCATGCCTCTCTTTTAGCAGCACAGAAACAACGTCCAAGGCAAAAGCACCGCAGCCGCCCTCGACTGCTTCCTCCATGTAGTGGGACAGCGCCACCGCATGCAGTGCCCCGTACCTCTGGTCGGGGTCCAGTCTCCCCAGCTTAACTCAGCCTCCGAATTTGCTCACCCGTTCTCAACCCCTCACTCAACTCTCTCACCGTCTTCCCCTGCCCGACCAAAACCAACTCCGGCGCAATCTCCGCCAGCGGCACCAGCACAAACTGCCGCAGATGCGCCCGTGGATGCGGCACCACCAACGCCGCCGTATTCCTCTCCTCATCCCCAAACACAATGATATCCAGATCCAACGGCCTCGCTTCATTCATCACCTTCTTCGGCCGCCGCCCAAACTCCTTCTCCAACGCCTGCAACTTCTCCAGCAAACTCGCCGGCGTCTCACTAGCTCTCGGCACCAAGCCCACCACCGCATTCACAAAATCCGGTGAACCCGGCGGACAATCCACCGGCGAAGTAGCCCATAGTGAAGAAAGCAAAAGCGGCTGGTCTGATAACTCAGCCAGCCGCTTCATCGCTTCCGTTAAGATTTGGACAGAATCACCTAAGTTGGACCCCAGTGCAATGTAAGCCCTTTCGATGTTGGACGTTCGATGTTTTGGCCAGCCGGTGCAACCGGTGTTCGATGTTTTTGAATTACTCAAGATTCGAAATCAAACCGATCGCATCCAAATGTTCTCCCTCTCCTCTAATGAGGAGAGGGCCGGGGTGAGGAGTGAGCGAGCCAAGCGCTACCCACTACTTCAACCCCAACACATCCTGCATGCTATAAATCCCCGGTGCTTTGCCCACGACCCACTGCGACGCGCGCAATGCCCCGTTCGCAAACGTATCGCGGCTCGACGCCTTGTGCGTCAACTCCACCCGCTCGCCGATGGCCGCGAACATGACCGTGTGATCACCCACTACATCGCCGCCGCGCACCGCATGGATGCCGATCTCGCTGCTCGTGCGCTCACCCACGATGCCCTTGCGCCCATGCCGCAATTCTTCCTCAAGCTGCACCTTGCGCACATCGCCGAGGATTTCCAGCAACGTCGTCGCCGTGCCGCTCGGAGCGTCTTTTTTCAAGCGATGATGCATCTCCACCACTTCGAGATCGAAGCTCGGTCCGAGGATTTCCGCCGCCTTGCGCGTAAGCCAGAACAGCGTGTTCACGCCCGTGGAATAGTTCGATGCCCACACAATGGGGATCGACGCCTTGCACGCCGTGATGCGCTTCTTGTCTTCCTCGTTATGACCCGTCGTGCCGATGACCAACGCCTTCTTATGCTCCACGCACAATTCTGCGATGCCCGCCGTCGCATTGTGAAAGCTGAAATCAATCACCGCATCGCACTTGTCGATGATCGTACTGATATCATCGCCTTGATCGATCAGGCCGACGACTTCCAACCCCGCAATGTTCTTCGCGCAAGTCTGCAAGGCCACACCCATGCGGCCCTTCGCGCCCGTGATGATAATCTTCGTCGTGCTCATACGCGCTCCTACTTACTTGATCACTCCACACTGCTTCATCGTCGCCGTGAGCACTTCCTGGCTCTTCGGCGCGAGCGACACCAACGGCAACCGCACGCCACCTTCGATGACACCCATCATCTCCAACGAGGCCTTCACCGGCACCGGGTTGGATTCGATGAACAGGTTCTTGAACAGCGGATAATACTTCGTGTGCAGCTTCAGCGCTACAGCGGGCTTGCCTGCGGCGAACGCATTGACCATCTGGCTCACCTGCTTCGGGATCACGTTGGACGCTACACTCACCACGCCATCCGCACCGACGGCCATAAAGGTCAGCGTCAACGAATCATCACCGCTCAGGATGACGAAATCCTTGTCCACCACCTGGCGCAACTGGCTCACGCGCTCCGGCGTACCGCCCGCTTCCTTGATGCCCACGATATTCTTATGCGCATCGGCCAGGCGCTTCACCGTGTCGATGCCGATCTCGATGCCACAACGGCCGGGAATGCTATAGAGCACCAGCGGCAGCTTCGTGGCCTTCGCGATGGCGGAAAAATGTTGGAACAGGCCTTCCTGCGTCGGCTTGTTGTAATACGGCGCGACTTGCAGGGAACCATCCGCGCCCACTTCCTCGGCGCGCTTCGTCAGATAGATCGCTTCCTTCGTGGAATTGGCGCCCGTGCCCGCCATCACCTTGACCTTGCCCTTGGCGAATTTCACCGCCAGCTCGATGATGCGGATATGTTCATCATAATCAACGGTCGGCGACTCGCCCGTGGTGCCCACAGGGACGATACCATCGACGCCACCTTTGATCTGGAGCTTGATGAGGCGCTCCAGCGCAGCTTCGTCGAGGACGCCATTCTTGAACGGCGTGACAATCGCAGTATAGGTTCCAGTAAACATTTTAGTTACAAATGGAGGGCGAGATTTGGGCAAATCCCCCCTTTTGGCGAGTGTTTTTTCACACGCATTCCGTCCCTTTTACCCCTCTTTCGCATTTCCAACCGCCTCCGCCTCAGTTACAACCATGGCCATGTCAACCCGTTGTCTCGCCCTCGGCCTGGCTCTCCTGACCGCCAGCCCGCTTCTAGCCGCCCCTTTTGCTGACAATCTCGTGGTGCAAGGCGTGCCGCAAATCACTGCCGAACTACAAAAGGAAGTGGGCCGTTATCTGGAATTCCGCGGGGCTGGCATGGCGGATTGGCACCCGACCAAACGCGAAATGCTCATTGCCACGCGCTTCGCCGATACCCCCCAGCTTCATTATGTGAAGTTCCCCGGTGGTAACCGCAAGCAGATGACCTTTCTGTCCGAACCGATCGGTGGCGGCTCGTTCAAGCCCAAGACGGGTGAATTCATCGTCTTTGCCCAAGACAAGGGCGGCAATGAGTTCTATCAATTCTACCGGTTCGATTTAAAGGATGGTCGGATCACATTGCTCACGGATGGGGCCTCACGCAACACGGGTGCCAAATGGTCCACCAGCGGCAAGGAGATCGCCTATACCTCCACACGTCGCACGGGTCGCGATAATGACCTCTATCTGATTAATCCCGCTAATCCAAAGAGTGATCGCAAGCTCATCGACCTCAAGGGCGGTGGCTGGGGCGTGGCGGATTGGTCGCCAGATGATCAGAGCATCCTGCTCGCGGAATACGTCTCCATCAATGAGAGCTACCTGCACAAGCTGGACATCGCCACGGGTAAGATAGAACTGCTCACGCCGAAAGGTGCGACCAAGATCGCTTATGGCGGGGCCAAGTTCACGAAAGATGGCAAGTGCCTGATCGTCACCACGGATCAAGATTCCGAGTTTCAACGCC
It includes:
- a CDS encoding HEAT repeat domain-containing protein; translated protein: MKKPFIIGVIVFVAILAIGYGVVVSNLSGPKVEGKRVVVWTEELASRDGAVREKAKQSLQSNVKEFLPHLAGMMNAKDSEERQKWSTVLKVEYVPAYGLRLSANRAISFLGASAAPIIPQLIPLLGDKDAGLDTAGALASIGKDAIPALTESFKSSDAQVRAMAAAAFARMKTGEGVSASDALMKGLQDPDGNTRSWMAKAVGKAQVNPEMAIPALIALLDDKDTGVVANSASALGSYGAKSKEALPILQKLAKSRNEEISGAAQGALLQINASTEDAAPAAEKSAEAK
- a CDS encoding TIM barrel protein; this encodes MLSHSEHVSRRNFLERAAVASAAIANFPLSSLAAEKAYPIAAFEKAMQHLTAEQMADMLAELGFMGVATTVRPKGRVLPERVEEDLPKLVEVLKQRKLEITELTTAITDVSDPLSQKVLKIAAKLGVKRYRLGAWKYDLKKPIAAQVEAMRPVVKDIVALNKELGLTALYQVHSGASYFGAAVWDIYSLFKEYDPKRIAIAFDIRHATVEGGTAWELNFNLIKSHLGLVYAKDFAWQGKVAQNVPLGEGMVNPKFYQMVKASGYHPPILLHVEYPLPEDVKVLREAYRKDLATLRGYLEAKA
- a CDS encoding sulfatase encodes the protein MSKTGTHLPFVGRRLTVLCLLLVVGLWIGNSAIRAETRPPNVVIIFTDDLGYADVGVFGGRGFKTPNLDRMAKEGIRFVNFHVSQAVCSASRAALLTGCYNNRLGIHGALGPGAKVGLNPSEMTIAEVVKQKGYATGMFGKWHLGDHPSLLPVKQGFEEYFGIPYSNDMWPFHPEVVDLPDDSPKKKRWPDLPMIEGDKVVNPKLTPEDQTQLTTWYTERAVKFIEKNKAKPFFLYVAHNMPHVPLYVSDKFKGKSEKGVLGDVLMEIDWSVGEILRTLSVNGLDENTLVIFTSDNGPWLSYGTHAGSAGPLREGKGTSWEGGVRVPFIARWPGKIPQNRVSEIPTMTIDLLPTIAGLVGAPLPEKKIDGKDIWPLLKGDAQAKSPHEAYYIYYANNQLQAVISGQWKLFFPHTYRTLGDKSGGTDGKPAEYQNAKTELELYDLKNDLSETTNVAAKNPEIVVRLQQLAELAREDLGDSLTNRKGNGVREPGRVTN
- the dapB gene encoding 4-hydroxy-tetrahydrodipicolinate reductase; the protein is MSTTKIIITGAKGRMGVALQTCAKNIAGLEVVGLIDQGDDISTIIDKCDAVIDFSFHNATAGIAELCVEHKKALVIGTTGHNEEDKKRITACKASIPIVWASNYSTGVNTLFWLTRKAAEILGPSFDLEVVEMHHRLKKDAPSGTATTLLEILGDVRKVQLEEELRHGRKGIVGERTSSEIGIHAVRGGDVVGDHTVMFAAIGERVELTHKASSRDTFANGALRASQWVVGKAPGIYSMQDVLGLK
- a CDS encoding SEL1-like repeat protein, which translates into the protein MRLLFLLIFCSSLAGAHAQTENDAVAQRNSELRLLRARAVKGDPEAQTRLGMKHSYGDGIAQNEAEAAIWFRKAALQGNPLAQYELGVLHTLGGGVVKDYDEAFKWLRMSADQGHPDGMMALGLAYSFGRGTAKNDAEAAKWYRQAAEKGNAQAQQNLGTALLNGLGVPIDEIEGIKWARKAADQGRADAQYNMGVACRDGLGGTKIDTSEAVKWFRMSAVQGLADSQMSLGACYETGTGVAIDWAESVRWYRMAATQNNIEGQFYLGRAYTYGSGIARDEAEGAKWFRKAIAQGHTRAMYELALMYRSGRGVPENDEEALKLLQQSAKEGYDQAEAFIGSLYLRGDSVPKDERLGLEYLNKALAKDSSEAKYFLGVAYAEGLGVPKDNTKAIHYFKQSAEQGYHTARVILGDCYSRGAGVSQDHIESVKWYRLAAEQGDREAQFQLAKSYRFGIGVQKDEVEAGKWNLQAANQHHGAAQYRLGLMHAAGEGVPKDFVQAYKWLLLAKKNEEKEPQVGMAALNHAISDIEKSLTEEQIAQAQKLSREFRTGRVK
- the dapA gene encoding 4-hydroxy-tetrahydrodipicolinate synthase; translation: MFTGTYTAIVTPFKNGVLDEAALERLIKLQIKGGVDGIVPVGTTGESPTVDYDEHIRIIELAVKFAKGKVKVMAGTGANSTKEAIYLTKRAEEVGADGSLQVAPYYNKPTQEGLFQHFSAIAKATKLPLVLYSIPGRCGIEIGIDTVKRLADAHKNIVGIKEAGGTPERVSQLRQVVDKDFVILSGDDSLTLTFMAVGADGVVSVASNVIPKQVSQMVNAFAAGKPAVALKLHTKYYPLFKNLFIESNPVPVKASLEMMGVIEGGVRLPLVSLAPKSQEVLTATMKQCGVIK
- a CDS encoding polysaccharide deacetylase family protein, with the protein product MKKLLSLLMMLFTTSILAQQPAPPRLIVRADDMGYSHAGNEAILKSYKEGIATSVEIIVPSPWFPEAVKLLTENPNVDVGIHLALTAEWDNVKWRPLTDCPSLRDPDGYFFPMVYPNKNYPGRSIAENAWKLEDIEQEVRAQIKMAKKKIPRISHVSAHMGFTSLDPKVRALVERLSKEYGLMFDTAGADVKRATYLGPKKTSAEKITSFIKMIESLEPGKTYLFVDHPGLAPPKSAPSIT
- the folK gene encoding 2-amino-4-hydroxy-6-hydroxymethyldihydropteridine diphosphokinase; the encoded protein is MERAYIALGSNLGDSVQILTEAMKRLAELSDQPLLLSSLWATSPVDCPPGSPDFVNAVVGLVPRASETPASLLEKLQALEKEFGRRPKKVMNEARPLDLDIIVFGDEERNTAALVVPHPRAHLRQFVLVPLAEIAPELVLVGQGKTVRELSEGLRTGEQIRRLS